One segment of Pseudanabaena sp. PCC 6802 DNA contains the following:
- the ispG gene encoding (E)-4-hydroxy-3-methylbut-2-enyl-diphosphate synthase, with product MQTLPVNTTNSANNGATSSENDLSGAIVRRKTRPVKVGSVTIGGGYPVVVQSMINEDTLDIDGSVAGIRRLHEIGCEIVRVTVPSLAHAHALAEIRQKLIATYQNVPLVADVHHNGMKIALEVAKHVDKVRINPGLYVFEKPKSDRTEYTAAEFEEIGEKIKETLKPLVISLRDQGKAMRIGVNHGSLAERMLFTYGDTPQGMVESALEFIRICEDLDFHNLVISMKASRVPVMISAYKLMAQRMDELGMDYPLHLGVTEAGDGEYGRIKSTAGIGTLLAQGIGDTIRVSLTEAPEKEIPVCYSILQALGLRKTMVEYVACPSCGRTLFNLEEVLHKVREATKHLTGLDIAVMGCIVNGPGEMADADYGYVGKTPGYISLYRGREEIERVPEERGVEALIALIKSDDRWVDP from the coding sequence ATGCAGACTCTGCCTGTAAATACAACTAACTCAGCCAATAATGGCGCAACCTCATCTGAGAATGATTTATCGGGCGCGATCGTGCGTCGCAAAACCCGTCCTGTTAAGGTAGGCAGCGTGACAATTGGTGGTGGTTATCCAGTGGTCGTGCAGTCCATGATTAATGAGGATACCCTCGACATTGATGGCTCAGTGGCAGGAATTCGCCGTCTCCACGAAATTGGATGCGAAATTGTGCGCGTTACAGTGCCCAGTCTGGCTCACGCCCACGCTCTGGCAGAAATACGCCAAAAACTAATCGCTACCTATCAAAATGTGCCTTTAGTTGCCGACGTACATCACAATGGCATGAAAATTGCCTTAGAAGTTGCCAAACACGTGGATAAAGTCCGAATTAATCCGGGGCTGTATGTATTTGAGAAACCCAAGAGCGATCGCACCGAATATACAGCCGCCGAGTTTGAGGAAATCGGCGAAAAGATTAAGGAAACTCTCAAGCCATTGGTAATATCCCTACGAGACCAGGGAAAGGCCATGCGCATTGGTGTTAATCACGGTTCTCTAGCCGAACGGATGCTGTTTACCTACGGCGATACGCCGCAGGGCATGGTGGAATCTGCTCTGGAGTTTATTCGCATTTGCGAGGATCTGGATTTCCACAACCTGGTGATTTCCATGAAGGCATCCCGCGTACCTGTAATGATTTCTGCCTATAAGCTCATGGCACAGCGAATGGATGAATTGGGGATGGATTATCCCCTCCATCTCGGCGTAACGGAAGCAGGTGATGGCGAATACGGACGGATTAAATCTACGGCTGGAATTGGCACTCTCTTGGCCCAGGGTATTGGCGACACGATCCGCGTATCCCTCACAGAAGCTCCGGAGAAGGAAATTCCAGTCTGCTACAGTATTTTGCAAGCTTTGGGATTGCGCAAGACGATGGTGGAATACGTGGCTTGCCCATCCTGCGGTCGCACGTTATTTAATCTGGAAGAAGTGTTGCACAAAGTAAGAGAAGCAACGAAACACCTGACGGGTTTGGACATTGCTGTAATGGGCTGTATTGTCAATGGCCCTGGAGAGATGGCAGATGCTGACTATGGCTACGTGGGTAAGACACCTGGATATATTTCTCTCTATCGGGGCAGGGAAGAGATCGAGCGCGTACCCGAAGAGCGAGGCGTAGAAGCGTTAATTGCCCTGATTAAATCCGACGATCGCTGGGTCGATCCGTAG
- the ltrA gene encoding group II intron reverse transcriptase/maturase produces the protein MNPTGGDDGWRADIKPALDNLMARILERNNVQQAWGRVKSNQGAAGIDGMTIGDFLDYAREHWTEIRASLKDGTYQPQPVRQVVIPKPRGGERKLGIPCVIDRVIQQAILQVLSPMFEPGFSDSSYGSRPKRSAHGAIRQVKSAIKAGYQVAVDIDLEKFFDNVDHDMLMSRIARKVTDKVLLGLIGRYLRAGVMVGHTFAATDWGTPQGSPLSPLLANILLDDLDKELEARGHRFARYMDDLVILVKSRRAGQRVLANISRYLSQKLKLKVNRQKSRVVRTDKLEFLGFTFRGIRIWWSDQAYRDFIHRLRGLTSRSWGVSMEYRMERLNRYLRGWMNYYGISQHYSPIEQLDGWLRRRIRMCYGQQWRRPRTRIRHLLALGTSKRQAILTGISRKGYWRLSKTLATHTGMTNQWLQLQGWLSVRELWMKVQGYA, from the coding sequence ATGAACCCGACCGGGGGAGATGACGGATGGCGTGCTGACATAAAGCCAGCCTTAGACAACCTGATGGCGCGAATATTAGAGCGCAACAATGTGCAACAGGCATGGGGAAGGGTGAAATCGAACCAAGGAGCAGCCGGAATCGACGGTATGACTATAGGAGATTTCCTCGACTATGCAAGGGAGCATTGGACAGAGATTCGCGCTTCCCTGAAGGATGGTACGTATCAACCGCAGCCAGTGCGACAGGTAGTAATACCAAAGCCAAGAGGCGGCGAGAGAAAGCTAGGAATACCTTGTGTCATAGACCGGGTAATCCAGCAAGCCATTCTACAAGTGTTATCGCCAATGTTTGAGCCAGGATTTTCGGACTCAAGCTATGGCAGTCGACCCAAGCGATCTGCCCACGGAGCAATTCGGCAGGTAAAGTCCGCCATCAAAGCAGGGTATCAAGTTGCGGTAGACATTGATTTGGAGAAATTCTTTGACAATGTAGACCACGACATGCTGATGTCCCGCATTGCTCGGAAAGTAACCGATAAGGTACTTCTGGGTTTAATCGGACGGTATCTGCGAGCGGGAGTTATGGTCGGTCACACTTTCGCGGCAACGGATTGGGGCACTCCACAAGGGTCGCCACTGTCACCGTTGCTCGCCAACATCTTGTTGGATGACCTCGACAAAGAGTTAGAGGCAAGAGGACATCGCTTTGCTCGCTATATGGATGACTTGGTAATTCTGGTCAAAAGTAGACGGGCAGGGCAGAGGGTGTTGGCTAATATCAGCCGATACCTGAGCCAAAAGCTGAAGCTCAAAGTAAATCGGCAGAAAAGTCGTGTGGTCAGGACTGACAAATTAGAATTTCTGGGATTTACGTTCCGAGGAATTCGGATTTGGTGGTCAGACCAAGCCTATCGGGATTTCATACATCGACTGCGGGGCTTAACGTCACGTAGTTGGGGTGTTTCAATGGAGTACCGCATGGAACGGTTGAACCGATACTTACGAGGTTGGATGAACTACTACGGCATTTCCCAGCATTACAGTCCAATTGAGCAGTTGGATGGTTGGTTGCGGCGACGAATTCGTATGTGTTACGGTCAACAGTGGCGCAGACCTCGCACTCGTATCCGACATCTGCTGGCTCTAGGCACTAGTAAACGACAGGCGATTTTGACCGGCATTAGTCGCAAAGGCTATTGGCGTTTGTCAAAGACTCTGGCAACCCATACGGGAATGACGAATCAGTGGTTACAGTTACAGGGTTGGCTTTCAGTGCGAGAACTTTGGATGAAAGTCCAGGGTTATGCCTGA
- the gshA gene encoding glutamate--cysteine ligase encodes MLLSKGFEVEVYTCTPTGDIRGFSDRIVAHLDGFVREPDNRNVEYTTAPFTQYERLFLALIEPRQRLRKYLRSLGDFTITPGSTLALGGSDRFERSDPNNPYHSYIEQTYGTDVVTASIHINVGIPDTETLIKACRLVRVEAPLYLALSASSPFLNGKVTGFHSTRWQMFPKTPAYVPLFRNHDDFIAWTEEQLRLGTMQNVRHLWSSVRPNGDRRPYSINRLELRICDLVLDPAALLAITALLEMRLLALLSDRDFSTALDPIAPGSSPFTPEELIEITDRNESAVARSSLDAVLVHWQTGEQIAARDWIAALYESSQAIASQTGTACFLAPLQKILSQGNDAQRWLAAYSSGLSPRQIITDAIASAEQQESDLAKVLAIA; translated from the coding sequence GTGCTTTTATCAAAGGGATTTGAAGTCGAAGTTTATACCTGCACGCCGACTGGAGATATCCGGGGATTTTCCGATCGCATTGTGGCGCATCTGGACGGATTCGTGCGCGAACCGGACAACCGCAATGTTGAATATACAACCGCGCCATTTACGCAATACGAACGTTTGTTTCTGGCGTTGATCGAACCTCGGCAGCGCTTGCGGAAATACCTGCGATCGCTGGGCGATTTCACGATTACACCGGGCAGTACGCTGGCACTGGGTGGCAGCGATCGCTTCGAGCGCTCCGATCCCAACAATCCCTATCACAGTTATATCGAGCAAACCTACGGTACCGATGTCGTAACCGCCAGCATTCACATCAACGTCGGCATTCCCGATACGGAAACTCTGATTAAAGCTTGCCGTTTGGTGCGGGTCGAAGCTCCGCTCTACCTGGCGCTTAGCGCTTCATCGCCTTTTCTCAACGGCAAAGTTACTGGCTTCCATTCCACGCGCTGGCAAATGTTTCCCAAAACGCCTGCCTACGTGCCGCTGTTTCGGAATCACGACGATTTTATTGCATGGACGGAGGAGCAGCTAAGGCTGGGCACGATGCAAAACGTGCGCCACCTGTGGTCATCGGTGCGTCCCAACGGCGATCGCCGTCCCTACTCCATCAATCGCTTAGAATTACGCATTTGCGATTTAGTCCTCGATCCTGCGGCATTGTTGGCGATTACCGCTCTATTGGAAATGCGCCTGCTCGCGCTGTTGTCCGATCGCGATTTCTCAACCGCACTCGATCCCATTGCACCAGGTAGCAGCCCCTTCACGCCCGAGGAACTGATCGAGATTACCGATCGCAACGAGTCGGCAGTTGCCCGCTCTAGCCTCGATGCGGTTCTCGTCCATTGGCAAACGGGCGAACAGATCGCGGCTCGCGATTGGATTGCCGCACTGTATGAATCGTCGCAGGCGATCGCCAGTCAAACAGGTACTGCTTGCTTCCTCGCACCGCTACAGAAGATTCTCTCCCAGGGCAACGATGCCCAGCGCTGGTTAGCCGCCTATAGCAGCGGTCTCAGCCCCCGTCAAATTATCACCGACGCGATCGCCTCAGCCGAGCAACAAGAATCCGATCTTGCCAAGGTACTGGCGATCGCCTAA
- the bchI gene encoding magnesium chelatase ATPase subunit I produces the protein MTITQAKPSVKKRPVFPFSAIVGQEEMKLALMLNIIDPKIGGVMIMGDRGTGKSTTIRALADLLPEIDIVADDPFNSHPTDADLQSDEVRQRLLKGDNLPIAQKQVPMVDLPLGATEDRVCGTIDIEKALSEGVKAFEPGLLAKANRGILYIDEVNLLDDHLVDVLLDSAASGWNTVEREGISIRHPARFVLVGSGNPEEGELRPQLLDRFGMHAEIRTVKTPELRVQIVEQRTDFDRNPQQFLSHYSDKQIEIQEQIVRAQELLNSVTIPTDLRLNISQVCADLDVDGLRGDIVTNRASKAIAALEGRTEVTVDDIKRVITLCLRHRLRKDPLESIDSGYKVQKVFREVFGIVEEE, from the coding sequence TTGACTATCACTCAGGCTAAGCCATCAGTCAAAAAGCGCCCGGTGTTCCCTTTCAGCGCGATCGTGGGGCAAGAGGAAATGAAATTGGCGCTCATGCTCAATATCATCGATCCTAAGATCGGTGGTGTCATGATCATGGGCGATCGCGGCACGGGTAAATCCACGACTATTCGCGCCCTCGCCGATCTGTTGCCAGAGATTGATATCGTTGCCGACGATCCGTTTAACAGCCACCCCACGGATGCGGATCTGCAGAGCGACGAAGTGCGCCAGCGGCTGTTGAAGGGCGACAATTTGCCGATTGCCCAAAAACAGGTGCCGATGGTGGATTTACCGTTAGGTGCGACGGAAGATCGCGTCTGCGGCACGATCGATATTGAAAAAGCCCTTTCTGAAGGTGTAAAGGCATTTGAACCTGGATTGCTCGCTAAGGCCAATCGCGGCATCCTCTACATCGATGAGGTTAATCTACTTGACGATCACCTCGTAGATGTATTGCTGGACTCGGCAGCATCGGGATGGAATACTGTCGAGCGCGAAGGCATCTCGATCCGCCATCCCGCTAGATTTGTCTTAGTTGGTTCCGGCAACCCCGAAGAAGGCGAACTGCGTCCCCAATTATTAGACCGCTTTGGCATGCACGCTGAGATTCGCACGGTTAAAACGCCCGAATTGCGCGTCCAGATCGTGGAGCAACGCACGGACTTCGATCGCAATCCCCAGCAATTCCTCAGCCACTACTCCGATAAGCAAATAGAGATTCAAGAGCAAATCGTGCGGGCACAGGAGCTACTTAATTCTGTTACTATCCCCACGGATCTGCGCCTGAATATTTCTCAGGTTTGTGCCGATCTCGATGTGGACGGCCTGCGCGGTGACATTGTCACTAACCGCGCCTCGAAGGCGATCGCCGCCCTCGAAGGTCGTACAGAAGTGACGGTTGACGACATCAAGCGCGTGATTACGCTCTGCCTGCGCCATCGTCTCCGTAAAGATCCGCTGGAATCGATCGACTCGGGTTACAAAGTGCAGAAAGTCTTTAGAGAGGTATTTGGGATTGTGGAAGAAGAATAG
- a CDS encoding D-alanyl-D-alanine carboxypeptidase yields the protein MRNSCLTVTLLAAIAAISGCSLVTPNKVTSVAAESAVSTKSGQEAHDKLQSDLQQDRVDIPVLVAGNPDSAYSAIVQQYVGSLAAQGYGSGSQGVWLQTDTNYLAGHQGTTPLPAASLTKVATTLAALQTFGAQHKFVTIIGKTGTLQNGVLQGDLIVQGSEDPFFVWENAILLGDALKQAGIRQVNGNLIVVGRFYMNFESNPRTAGNLLKQGLDSQLWSSEVETQYYTLPRGTPRSQVVIRGSVQVASRLPGQMQVIVQYPSLPLATILKKMNMYSNNAMAEMLARAVGGASAVRQKVVQITGVPSAEVQIANGSGLGEENRISPRAICAMFMAIDRYLQAQRLTVGDVFFVSGQDPGVARDRYIPRNSVIKTGTLANVSALGGAIATSRHGRVWFAIINRGGDIDGFRDGQDALLQRLIR from the coding sequence ATGCGCAACTCTTGCTTAACCGTAACTTTGCTGGCTGCGATCGCGGCAATTTCTGGTTGCTCGTTAGTCACGCCCAATAAAGTTACGTCGGTGGCGGCTGAGTCTGCTGTTAGTACCAAATCGGGGCAGGAGGCTCACGATAAATTGCAAAGCGATCTCCAACAGGATCGTGTAGATATTCCCGTATTAGTGGCAGGTAATCCAGATTCTGCTTACAGCGCGATCGTGCAGCAATACGTTGGTTCCCTGGCAGCGCAAGGCTATGGTAGCGGCAGTCAAGGCGTATGGTTGCAAACCGATACCAACTATCTGGCGGGACATCAGGGCACTACACCATTACCCGCCGCCTCTTTGACCAAAGTGGCAACAACGCTGGCGGCTTTGCAGACCTTTGGCGCGCAACACAAGTTTGTCACCATAATTGGTAAAACGGGGACGTTACAAAATGGCGTGCTGCAAGGCGATCTGATCGTGCAGGGTAGCGAAGATCCCTTTTTTGTGTGGGAGAACGCCATCTTGCTGGGCGATGCGCTCAAACAGGCCGGAATTAGGCAAGTAAATGGCAATTTGATTGTTGTGGGGCGCTTTTATATGAATTTTGAAAGCAATCCCCGCACCGCTGGCAATTTGCTCAAACAAGGGCTGGACTCGCAGCTCTGGTCGTCGGAAGTCGAAACCCAGTACTACACTTTGCCCCGTGGCACGCCGCGATCGCAGGTAGTCATACGCGGCAGCGTCCAGGTAGCGTCCAGGCTGCCCGGCCAAATGCAAGTAATCGTGCAATACCCTTCCCTGCCATTGGCGACGATCCTGAAAAAAATGAACATGTACAGCAATAACGCCATGGCGGAGATGCTGGCACGGGCAGTGGGTGGTGCCTCAGCCGTGCGCCAAAAGGTAGTGCAGATTACAGGCGTGCCGAGCGCGGAAGTTCAAATTGCGAACGGTTCTGGCCTGGGCGAAGAAAATCGCATTTCGCCCCGCGCGATTTGCGCCATGTTTATGGCAATCGATCGCTACCTGCAAGCCCAACGCCTGACGGTTGGCGATGTGTTTTTTGTGTCGGGACAGGATCCTGGTGTGGCGCGCGATCGCTATATCCCCCGCAATTCCGTAATTAAAACCGGAACCCTGGCTAATGTCAGCGCTCTGGGCGGCGCGATCGCGACATCCAGACACGGTCGCGTGTGGTTTGCGATTATCAATCGCGGCGGCGATATCGATGGGTTTCGAGATGGACAGGATGCCCTGTTGCAAAGATTAATTCGCTGA
- a CDS encoding type II toxin-antitoxin system RelE/ParE family toxin: MRFRFKDKKLEALYTEEKDARKYPNVVDDFFEVMAIVDAALDERDLYAQKGLHFEKLAGQRGKKGERSLRLNKQWRLIVTLEKDDAGSYLQIVAIEDYH; the protein is encoded by the coding sequence GTGCGTTTTCGCTTTAAAGACAAAAAACTGGAAGCCCTTTACACCGAAGAGAAAGATGCTCGCAAATACCCAAATGTAGTTGATGATTTCTTTGAGGTTATGGCGATCGTTGATGCGGCGTTGGACGAACGAGACTTGTATGCCCAGAAGGGATTGCATTTTGAGAAGCTCGCCGGACAACGTGGGAAAAAGGGAGAGCGATCGCTGCGTTTGAATAAGCAGTGGCGGTTAATTGTCACCTTGGAAAAAGACGATGCAGGCTCGTACCTCCAGATCGTCGCTATTGAAGACTATCACTAA
- a CDS encoding HigA family addiction module antitoxin encodes MIQALTPARVPPPGRILSRELEARGWTQKDLAEITGRPIQTINEIVQAKKQITPDTALDLGEAFGTSAEFWTNLETKYRLYLARKDDREREIARKSQLYSLAPISELIKRDWIQATDSLDDLERQVCKFFGIDSIDRPPKLAINFRCSQERSPEAIAQLAWAKQVENLAKQQTVGNFDRKRLQAAIPKILACAEHPEDLAKVPDLLRSLGIYFVIVPHLSKTYLDGAAFYLAKHPVIALTLRYDRIDSFWFTLMHELGHIVAGHQGSYLDDLGNLAPTDEETEANQLAANWLIDPLAFQDFVRKNQPRFSRRVIEQFAHSQKRHPGIILGRLHNDQLVPHKNLRALLVKISLLLVAIDGIP; translated from the coding sequence ATGATTCAAGCATTAACACCAGCAAGAGTTCCGCCCCCAGGAAGGATTTTGAGCCGCGAGTTGGAAGCTCGTGGCTGGACGCAGAAGGATCTAGCTGAAATTACAGGTCGTCCAATTCAAACAATCAATGAGATCGTTCAGGCAAAGAAACAAATTACACCTGATACAGCGTTGGATTTGGGCGAAGCTTTTGGAACTTCTGCCGAGTTTTGGACAAATTTGGAAACGAAATATCGGCTATATCTAGCACGGAAAGACGATCGAGAACGAGAAATTGCCCGTAAAAGCCAGCTTTATAGCTTAGCTCCAATTTCGGAGTTAATTAAGCGAGACTGGATTCAAGCGACGGATAGCCTTGACGATCTGGAAAGGCAAGTCTGCAAATTTTTTGGCATTGATTCGATCGATCGACCTCCTAAACTGGCAATTAATTTTCGCTGTTCGCAAGAGCGCAGTCCTGAAGCGATCGCCCAACTTGCATGGGCGAAGCAAGTTGAGAATCTAGCAAAGCAGCAAACGGTAGGGAATTTCGATCGCAAGCGCTTACAAGCAGCGATTCCGAAGATTCTGGCATGTGCAGAGCATCCAGAAGACTTAGCAAAAGTACCTGACTTATTGCGATCGCTAGGCATCTATTTTGTTATTGTGCCGCATCTCAGTAAGACTTATCTAGATGGCGCTGCGTTCTATTTAGCAAAGCATCCTGTGATAGCGCTGACATTGCGATATGACCGCATAGATTCGTTTTGGTTTACCCTCATGCATGAGTTAGGACATATTGTGGCGGGGCATCAGGGCAGCTATCTAGACGATCTGGGCAATCTTGCCCCAACGGATGAAGAAACGGAAGCCAACCAACTTGCTGCCAACTGGCTAATCGATCCACTTGCATTTCAGGATTTTGTGCGTAAGAACCAACCTCGTTTCTCTCGCAGGGTGATCGAGCAATTTGCCCATAGCCAAAAGCGACATCCTGGCATTATTTTAGGACGCTTGCACAACGACCAACTAGTTCCTCACAAAAACTTGAGAGCATTGCTAGTTAAAATTAGTCTATTGCTAGTTGCAATAGATGGCATACCGTAA
- a CDS encoding transposase: MLVCLLTCCGLLGFCDSRPLTQNSDQSLRPSKRERTRLNFIASISHQGTIQFMLYTCTLTAPVFIEFLQRLIDKRSAKLFWIVDRHPVHRERPVQQWLEQHSQEIELFYLPSYSPQLNPVEYLNGDVKQRVHAKPLTRNLSQLKHRVLSQLQKLQRLPAHIRSYFKHPSIIYAAL; encoded by the coding sequence TTGCTTGTTTGCCTCTTAACATGTTGCGGTCTCCTTGGTTTTTGTGATTCTAGACCGCTTACACAAAATTCTGATCAGTCTCTTCGTCCCAGTAAACGCGAACGGACAAGGTTGAATTTCATTGCTAGCATCAGCCATCAAGGTACGATTCAATTTATGCTTTACACCTGTACCTTGACGGCTCCAGTATTTATTGAATTTCTGCAACGGTTGATTGACAAGCGCTCAGCCAAACTGTTTTGGATCGTGGATCGTCATCCCGTCCACCGAGAGCGCCCCGTCCAGCAATGGTTAGAGCAGCACTCCCAGGAGATCGAGTTATTTTATTTACCTTCCTATTCACCGCAGTTGAATCCAGTAGAGTACCTCAATGGTGATGTTAAACAGCGAGTTCATGCCAAACCTTTGACGCGAAACCTGAGTCAATTAAAACATAGAGTGCTATCTCAACTGCAGAAATTGCAGAGATTGCCTGCCCACATTAGGAGTTACTTTAAGCATCCATCTATTATTTATGCTGCGCTATAG
- a CDS encoding IS630 family transposase, with the protein MIRTLFRYCYVLIFSYLGVLWQLNLNLICKRSSEYLGIHRNTISEWWWAYQDYGEAALFQQRRGREVGEGRTLSAAEEATIAAMLQGHSPEDYQIESALWTRRAVQTLIEQELGVEMPIRTVGEYLQRWGYSPQKPIERAYEQDPAAVKRWLQEEYPAIERQAQAEGADIEWGDESGLSSDEYGGRGYAPKGHPPEIRPESAQIFV; encoded by the coding sequence ATCATCAGGACGCTTTTTCGTTATTGCTATGTCCTGATATTTTCCTATCTTGGGGTTCTTTGGCAACTCAACCTCAACCTAATCTGCAAGAGGTCTAGTGAGTACCTGGGGATTCATCGTAACACGATTAGCGAGTGGTGGTGGGCGTATCAAGATTATGGAGAAGCAGCCCTGTTTCAGCAGAGACGAGGACGAGAGGTGGGGGAAGGGCGAACTTTAAGTGCGGCAGAGGAAGCAACCATTGCGGCGATGCTGCAGGGGCATAGTCCAGAGGATTACCAGATCGAGAGCGCCTTGTGGACTAGACGAGCCGTGCAAACACTAATCGAGCAAGAATTAGGAGTGGAGATGCCGATACGCACAGTGGGGGAATATCTCCAACGATGGGGCTACAGCCCTCAGAAGCCCATCGAACGTGCTTACGAGCAAGACCCCGCCGCCGTGAAACGCTGGTTACAGGAAGAATATCCCGCGATTGAGCGCCAAGCGCAAGCAGAAGGTGCCGACATCGAGTGGGGAGATGAATCGGGACTCAGTTCTGATGAGTATGGGGGGCGAGGCTACGCCCCCAAGGGACATCCGCCTGAAATTCGTCCCGAGAGTGCTCAGATTTTTGTGTAA
- a CDS encoding IS5 family transposase (programmed frameshift) gives MNYIIAQTLPAAHFKRRFGIETNTFKAIVKVLKPEWRATPTPGAKPKLGLEDRILVAFEYWREYRTYFHIATSWGISESTVCRIVHWVEETLIRSRRFRLPGKRQLVRGFGIPTVANVDVTETRIERPKRHQRAFYSGKQKGHTLKCQLIIDALTGQIICTFFGKGRRHDFKLFKASGIHFHPQTESLQDKGYQGIQKLHLYCRLPHKKPKGGQLTPEQKAFNRQLARQRVGIEHVNRRLKIFRILSGRYRNRRHRFGLRCNLIAGLYNFERSQGSSVG, from the exons ATGAACTATATAATAGCGCAAACCCTACCTGCTGCACACTTTAAGCGTCGATTTGGTATCGAGACTAATACGTTCAAAGCAATTGTGAAAGTGCTTAAACCAGAGTGGCGAGCAACGCCAACACCTGGAGCCAAGCCTAAACTCGGACTAGAAGACCGCATATTGGTTGCCTTCGAGTATTGGCGGGAATATCGCACCTACTTTCACATCGCCACTAGTTGGGGCATCAGCGAGTCTACAGTTTGTCGAATAGTGCATTGGGTAGAGGAGACTTTAATCCGCTCACGTCGCTTTCGACTACCTGGGAAGCGCCAGTTGGTGCGGGGCTTTGGGATACCTACAGTCGCGA ACGTTGATGTGACTGAAACTCGCATTGAGCGTCCTAAGCGGCACCAACGTGCCTTTTATAGCGGCAAACAGAAAGGGCACACGCTCAAATGTCAACTCATAATTGACGCTCTTACTGGGCAGATTATCTGTACGTTTTTCGGCAAGGGGCGACGGCATGATTTCAAGCTGTTCAAAGCTTCTGGCATCCATTTCCATCCTCAAACCGAGAGTTTGCAGGACAAGGGTTATCAAGGCATCCAGAAACTGCATCTCTACTGCCGCTTACCCCACAAGAAACCGAAAGGTGGTCAGCTTACGCCTGAGCAGAAAGCGTTCAACCGCCAACTTGCGCGCCAACGGGTTGGCATTGAGCATGTTAATCGCCGCTTGAAGATCTTCCGCATCTTATCTGGACGCTATCGCAATCGTCGTCACCGCTTTGGTTTGCGTTGCAATCTAATTGCTGGTCTCTACAATTTTGAACGCTCTCAAGGCTCCTCAGTTGGCTAA
- a CDS encoding AAA family ATPase: protein MSAIGFIHVKPPCAFTSIILCFLFHCRSNIAIVGPNEAGKSSILKALEHLNHNDSFSQSDLTRGKEIQENDVVIEACFLLEDCDREVLSGLYEGANIRQFRVRKLSNGHREYDTIPSIQRDPSHRHHLLSCLKTALDSTELSGLDINNNEEFLAEEVEKLIYELENTDKDLDGNTLQKLNELKSALTLENEEKGSQILNDLCSAIDSLIASEQDIEPNKRAQEMLISRVPKILLFSEDQRKLESTYNLSHSDFSLSPALQNLTNLANLDLANLKSAISKNDQARIGTILNKANDQITRVVQGKWSQSGVKVTLSISNNYTLNVLIEDERRDCTNLYDRSDGLRQFVALINFLEAEHADQKPILLIDEAETHLHYDAQADLMNMFATQQLASKIIYTTHSAGCLPED from the coding sequence GTGTCGGCCATCGGGTTTATCCATGTCAAACCTCCTTGTGCCTTTACTTCTATTATCCTATGCTTTCTTTTTCATTGCCGAAGCAATATAGCAATTGTTGGGCCGAATGAAGCAGGGAAGAGTTCAATCCTCAAAGCTCTAGAACATCTAAACCATAACGATTCTTTTTCGCAAAGTGATTTAACTCGTGGTAAAGAGATCCAAGAAAATGATGTAGTAATTGAAGCCTGCTTTCTTCTTGAAGATTGCGATCGTGAAGTACTTTCAGGTTTATATGAAGGTGCCAACATTAGGCAATTTAGGGTTCGCAAGTTGTCTAATGGGCATAGAGAATATGACACTATACCCTCAATACAGCGAGATCCCTCACATCGACATCATTTATTGAGTTGTTTGAAAACAGCTTTAGATAGCACAGAACTCAGCGGGCTAGATATTAACAATAATGAAGAATTCCTTGCAGAGGAAGTAGAAAAGCTGATTTATGAATTAGAAAATACTGATAAAGATCTTGATGGGAATACATTGCAGAAATTAAATGAATTGAAATCTGCTCTTACCTTAGAAAATGAGGAAAAAGGATCGCAAATTCTTAATGACTTATGTTCTGCTATAGATTCTTTAATTGCTAGTGAACAGGACATAGAACCAAATAAAAGGGCACAGGAAATGTTAATTTCGCGAGTTCCCAAAATACTGCTTTTTAGCGAGGATCAGCGTAAATTAGAGTCTACATATAATTTGTCTCACTCTGATTTTTCCCTATCCCCTGCACTCCAAAACCTGACAAATTTAGCAAATTTAGATTTAGCCAACCTTAAAAGTGCTATTTCCAAAAATGACCAAGCTAGGATTGGAACTATTTTAAATAAAGCAAACGATCAAATAACTAGAGTTGTTCAAGGCAAGTGGTCACAGTCAGGAGTTAAAGTCACTTTATCAATCAGTAACAATTATACATTAAATGTTCTTATTGAAGATGAGCGAAGAGACTGTACTAACCTGTACGATCGCAGTGATGGGTTACGCCAATTTGTAGCATTAATAAACTTCCTCGAAGCAGAACATGCCGATCAAAAACCAATCTTGTTAATTGATGAGGCAGAAACTCACCTGCACTATGATGCACAAGCAGATTTAATGAATATGTTTGCGACGCAACAACTAGCATCAAAAATCATATACACAACGCATTCGGCAGGCTGTTTACCTGAAGATTGA